The Calditerrivibrio nitroreducens DSM 19672 genome window below encodes:
- a CDS encoding TlpA family protein disulfide reductase yields the protein MKRVILLFLGMLLIFNLIGCNPFDSNSNNANLPELKDVGIAEFDQILQEHKGKVILVNFFASWCPPCKAETPEFVETYNKLKDKNFVIIGFSIDDDIQKARQFVADYKITYPVYHAKRELEQKMGVSSIPTNIFYDKNGNLHQAMVGAITADFLIKTHETLNK from the coding sequence ATGAAAAGGGTGATTTTGCTTTTTTTGGGAATGTTGCTTATCTTCAATCTAATAGGTTGTAATCCTTTTGATAGTAACAGCAACAATGCAAACCTTCCGGAATTAAAAGATGTTGGAATAGCTGAATTTGATCAGATCCTTCAGGAGCACAAAGGGAAAGTGATACTTGTGAATTTTTTTGCATCCTGGTGTCCACCATGTAAAGCTGAAACTCCAGAATTTGTAGAAACATACAACAAGCTCAAAGATAAAAACTTCGTCATCATAGGATTCTCCATAGACGACGACATACAGAAAGCCAGACAGTTTGTGGCAGATTATAAAATCACATACCCGGTTTATCACGCCAAAAGAGAGCTTGAACAAAAGATGGGGGTATCAAGCATCCCCACAAACATCTTTTACGACAAAAATGGAAATCTTCATCAGGCAATGGTAGGTGCCATAACGGCTGACTTTTTAATCAAAACACACGAAACATTAAACAAATAG